One stretch of Mangifera indica cultivar Alphonso chromosome 9, CATAS_Mindica_2.1, whole genome shotgun sequence DNA includes these proteins:
- the LOC123224965 gene encoding ADP-ribosylation factor-like protein 8c isoform X2, with protein MGFLDFLLDWLRSLFFKQEMELSLVGLQNAGKTSLVNSVATGGYSEDMIPTVGFNMRKVTKGNVTIKLWDLGGQRRFHTMWERYCRGVSAILYVVDAADRDSVPISRSELFDLLAKPSLSGIPLLVLGNKVDKSEALSKQALVDQLGLESITDREVCCYMISCKDSINIDVVIDWLIKHSKTTK; from the exons ATGGGTTTCCTCGATTTTCTCCTCGATTGGCTACGAAG CTTATTCTTTAAGCAGGAGATGGAACTTTCCCTTGTTGGCCTTCAAAATGCAGGAAAGACTTCTCTTGTTAATTCAGTTGCT ACAGGAGGCTATAGTGAAGACATGATTCCAACT GTTGGGTTTAATATGCGAAAAGTTACAAAAGGTAATGTTACAATAAAGCTTTGGGATCTTGGAGGGCAACGAAGATTTCATACTATGTGGGAGCGTTACTGTCGTGGGGTCTCTGCAATCCT ATATGTTGTTGACGCTGCGGACAGAGACAGTGTCCCTATATCACGAAGTGAGTTGTTTGACTTATTGGCAAAGCCTTCTTTAAGTGGAATCCCTTTACTTGTTCTTGGCAACAAAGTTGACAAGTCAGAGGCTCTTTCCAAGCAAGCTTTAGTGGATCAGCT AGGCCTTGAATCAATAACTGATAGAGAGGTGTGCTGCTACATGATCTCATGCAAGGATTCCATAAACATAGATGTTGTGATCGATTGGCTTATCAAGCACTCGAAAACCACTAAATGA
- the LOC123224965 gene encoding ADP-ribosylation factor-like protein 8c isoform X1, translated as MGFLDFLLDWLRSLFFKQEMELSLVGLQNAGKTSLVNSVATGGYSEDMIPTVGFNMRKVTKGNVTIKLWDLGGQRRFHTMWERYCRGVSAILIELFSCDWILCFMSFFMNGGRYVVDAADRDSVPISRSELFDLLAKPSLSGIPLLVLGNKVDKSEALSKQALVDQLGLESITDREVCCYMISCKDSINIDVVIDWLIKHSKTTK; from the exons ATGGGTTTCCTCGATTTTCTCCTCGATTGGCTACGAAG CTTATTCTTTAAGCAGGAGATGGAACTTTCCCTTGTTGGCCTTCAAAATGCAGGAAAGACTTCTCTTGTTAATTCAGTTGCT ACAGGAGGCTATAGTGAAGACATGATTCCAACT GTTGGGTTTAATATGCGAAAAGTTACAAAAGGTAATGTTACAATAAAGCTTTGGGATCTTGGAGGGCAACGAAGATTTCATACTATGTGGGAGCGTTACTGTCGTGGGGTCTCTGCAATCCT TATTGAACTCTTTTCTTGTGATTGGATACTTTGTTTCATGTCCTTTTTTATGAATGGAGGCAGATATGTTGTTGACGCTGCGGACAGAGACAGTGTCCCTATATCACGAAGTGAGTTGTTTGACTTATTGGCAAAGCCTTCTTTAAGTGGAATCCCTTTACTTGTTCTTGGCAACAAAGTTGACAAGTCAGAGGCTCTTTCCAAGCAAGCTTTAGTGGATCAGCT AGGCCTTGAATCAATAACTGATAGAGAGGTGTGCTGCTACATGATCTCATGCAAGGATTCCATAAACATAGATGTTGTGATCGATTGGCTTATCAAGCACTCGAAAACCACTAAATGA